In the genome of bacterium SCSIO 12827, the window CCATAAGCGGGTGCTCGATATCGTCGATCCGACGCCGCAGACCGTGGACGCGCTGATGAAGCTCGACCTTGCGGCCGGCGTTGACGTCGAGATCAAGCTCTAAAGGGTACGATTATGCGGACCGGATTGATCGCACAGAAATTGGGCATGACCCGCGTCTTCCAAGAAGACGGCCGGCACCTGCCGGTGACCGTCCTCAAGGTGGACAGCGTTCATGTCGTGGCCCAGCGCACCATGGAAAAGGACGGCTATTCGGCGGTTCAGCTTTCCTGGGGCAAGGGTAAACCGAAGAACATGCCGAAGGCGCTGCGCGGACATTACGCGAAGGCCAAGGTGGAGCCGGGCAAGCGGCTGCGTGAGTTCCGGGTGTCGGAAGACAACCTGATCGACGTCGGCGCCGAACTGTCGGCGGCCCACTTCATCGACGGCCAGATGGTCGACGTGGTCGGTACTTCGGTCGGTAAGGGTTTTGCCGGCGCCATGAAGCGTCACGGCTTCGGTGGTCTGCGAGCCTCTCACGGCGTGTCCATCTCGCACCGTTCGCACGGTTCCACGGGTCACTGTCAGGATCCGGGCCGCGTGTTCAAGGGCAAGAAGATGGCCGGCCAGCTGGGCAACAAGCGCTGCACCGTTCAGAACCTGCCGATCGTCGCGACCGACGAAGCGCGGGGCCTGATCCTGGTGCGGGGTGCCGTGCCGGGTTCGAAGGGCGGCTTCGTGCTGATCAGCGACGCGGTGAAGAAGGCCCAGCCTGAAGGTCTGCCGTTCCCGGCTGCCCTGAAGGGTGGCCAGGATGTGAGCGAAGATGCGGCGGCGCCGTCCGAAGAGGACATCGCGACGCAGCAGGCGGAAGCCGAAGCGCCGGCCGAGCAGGCCGTTGCCGAGGATACCGGCGCTGAAAACGCTGCGGCGAGCGACGCCGACGGCGAGAGCAAGGAATAAGGGCGATGAAGCTGGACATTATCTCGCTCGCCAATAAGAAGGTCGGTGACATCGACCTGGACGAAGCGATCTTCGGGATCGACGTCCGCGGCGACCTGATGGCGCGCACGGTCAATTGGCAGCTCGCCAAACGCCGTGCCGGCACGCACAAGACCAAGGGCCGTTCCGAAATCAACGGCACGGGGGCCAAACCCTTCAAGCAGAAGGGCACGGGCCGCGCCCGTCAGGGGTCCAAGTATGTGACCCAGATGCGCGGCGGTGGCATCGTGTTTGGTCCGGTCGTCCGCGACCACAGCCACGACCTGCCGAAGAAAGTTCGCCGCCTGGCCCTTAAGTCGGCCATCAGCGCGAAGCAGAAAGAAGGCAAGCTGGTCATCATCGACAGCGCCGCCATGAAGGCGCCGAAGACCAGTGAACTGGCCAAGCAGCTGGAAAAGCTGGGTTGGGGCCGTGCTTTGGTCATCGACGGTGAGCAGGTCGATACGAACTTCGCCAAGGCGGCCGCCAACCTGATCGGCATCGATGTGCTGCCGTCCGGCGGGGCCAACGTTTACGACATCCTGCGTCGCGATACCCTGGTGATTACCCAGGCCGGCGTGGACAAGCTGACGGAGCGCTTGAAATGAGCCGCTACAGCCCCAACAACGCGACGATTTCGAAAGAGCGCATGATGGAAATCCTGCGCCGTCCGGTGATCACCGAAAAAGCCACCCTGATGGCCGAACACAATCAGGTCAGCTTCTTCGTGCCCATGGACGCCGACAAGTTCGAAGTTAAAGCCGCCGTCGAAGAATTGTTCAAAGTGAAGGTGACTTCGGTCAACACGCTGATCTCCAAGGGGAAGGCAAAACGTTTCCGCGGTCGCCCCGGCAAGCGTGCCGATGCCAAGAAGGCTGTCGTTACGCTGGCCGAAGGCAACTCTATCGACGTGACCACGGGTATCTAGGGGCCTTTCGGGGTTCCCTACGGGATTTGAGAAGAAAAAGGGCAGAGACCAATGGCTCTGACACAATTTAAACCGACAACGCCCGGCCGCCGGGGCCTTATTCTGGTGGACCGCAGCGATCTTTATAAGGGCAAGCCCGAAAAGACGCTGACCGAAGGCCTGCGTAAGAAGGGCGGCCGCAACAATACGGGTCGCATCACCGCGCGCCGGATTGGCGGTGGGCACAAGCAGCGCTACCGCGTCATCGACTTCAAGCGTCAGAAGTACGACGTCGAGGCGACCATCGAACGGCTGGAATACGATCCCAACCGCACGGCGTTCATTGCCCTGGTGAAGTACGAAGACGGCGAGATCGCCTACATCCTGGCGCCGCAGCGCGTGCGCCCCGGGGACAAGGTCGTCTCCGGCGAGTATGCGGACATCAAGCCGGGCAACGCGATGCCCATGAAGAACATCCCGGTCGGCACCATCGTCCACAACGTGGAGATGAAGCAGGGCAAGGGCGGCCAGCTGGCTCGTTCCGCCGGTACCTACGCTCAGATCATCGGTAAGGATCAGGGCTACGCCCAGATTCGCCTGTCATCCGGTGAACTGCGCATGGTCCGTGGCGAGTGCATGGCCACCATCGGCGCCGTGTCCAACCCGGATCAGCAGAACACCAAGATCGGCAAGGCCGGCCGCAAGCGCTGGCTTGGCAAGCGCCCGTCGGTCCGCGGTGTTGCGATGAACCCGATCGACCACCCGCATGGCGGCGGCGAAGGCCGCACCTCGGGCGGCCGCCATCCGGTGACCCCGTGGGGTAAGCCCACCAAGGGTAAGAAGACCCGGAACAACAAGAAAACGGACAAGCTGATCATGCGGTCGCGTCACGTCCGTAAGAAGCGGTAAAGGAGCGATCGATGTCACGTTCCGTTTGGAAAGGTCCTTTCGTCGACGGTTATCTGCTGAAGAAGGCAGAAGAAACTCGGGCGTCCGGACGTAATTC includes:
- a CDS encoding 50S ribosomal protein L23, producing the protein MSRYSPNNATISKERMMEILRRPVITEKATLMAEHNQVSFFVPMDADKFEVKAAVEELFKVKVTSVNTLISKGKAKRFRGRPGKRADAKKAVVTLAEGNSIDVTTGI
- the rplD gene encoding 50S ribosomal protein L4, whose product is MKLDIISLANKKVGDIDLDEAIFGIDVRGDLMARTVNWQLAKRRAGTHKTKGRSEINGTGAKPFKQKGTGRARQGSKYVTQMRGGGIVFGPVVRDHSHDLPKKVRRLALKSAISAKQKEGKLVIIDSAAMKAPKTSELAKQLEKLGWGRALVIDGEQVDTNFAKAAANLIGIDVLPSGGANVYDILRRDTLVITQAGVDKLTERLK
- the rplC gene encoding 50S ribosomal protein L3; translated protein: MRTGLIAQKLGMTRVFQEDGRHLPVTVLKVDSVHVVAQRTMEKDGYSAVQLSWGKGKPKNMPKALRGHYAKAKVEPGKRLREFRVSEDNLIDVGAELSAAHFIDGQMVDVVGTSVGKGFAGAMKRHGFGGLRASHGVSISHRSHGSTGHCQDPGRVFKGKKMAGQLGNKRCTVQNLPIVATDEARGLILVRGAVPGSKGGFVLISDAVKKAQPEGLPFPAALKGGQDVSEDAAAPSEEDIATQQAEAEAPAEQAVAEDTGAENAAASDADGESKE
- the rplB gene encoding 50S ribosomal protein L2, whose protein sequence is MALTQFKPTTPGRRGLILVDRSDLYKGKPEKTLTEGLRKKGGRNNTGRITARRIGGGHKQRYRVIDFKRQKYDVEATIERLEYDPNRTAFIALVKYEDGEIAYILAPQRVRPGDKVVSGEYADIKPGNAMPMKNIPVGTIVHNVEMKQGKGGQLARSAGTYAQIIGKDQGYAQIRLSSGELRMVRGECMATIGAVSNPDQQNTKIGKAGRKRWLGKRPSVRGVAMNPIDHPHGGGEGRTSGGRHPVTPWGKPTKGKKTRNNKKTDKLIMRSRHVRKKR